The Cyprinus carpio isolate SPL01 chromosome A10, ASM1834038v1, whole genome shotgun sequence nucleotide sequence actttttcctaattgagtgtattttaaaatgtaatttattcctgtgatggcaaagctgaattttcagcaggcattactccagtcttcagtgtcacatgatcctttagaaatcattttaatatgctgatttgctgcttaagaaacatttgttattattatcaatgatgaaaaccaTTCCTGCTTGTTGCAGATGCtccctaatatttttgtgaaaactgatacattattttttaggattctttgatgaatataaagctcaaaagaacagcatttatttgaaatttaatttttaggAACAAAGCAAAGTTCtactaattgaaaaaaaaaaagtagtaccTACCCCAAATATTTAAACAGTAGAGTGCAAACCACTAAATTTAACATTGACTCTacaaaatttctaaataattGTACAGTAATTTACAGAGAAGCTACAGGAtagaagaaagcaagaaagaaagaaaccacaACCAAAGCTATAAGCTGAAGGTAAGTCAGATCAGTTGGCATAATGTAGGTAGGAAGGAAGAGGTGAAGGTGAGTTGCAGTTATCATAGAACAGCTGGAAGTTCTTGTCCACTGACATTTTGTTTGTCAGGTAGATCTCCAGATCCTGCACAGTGATCTCTTGGACTCTGTTTCCCTCCTTTGCGTTCTTGGCAAGGGCTGCTTGGGTCGGAAAGCGGATGCGCACATTGTGTGGTGCGTTCCTGTCGTAGTCAGTGCAGCAGTAAGCAGACCACACTTCTTCAGGGATGCCAACACGGTCCTGGTTGTTGCGTCGGATCATGTTTCCAGTAGTGGTGACCCCAGTTACAATGTAGGCTGTTCCCCGGCAGAAATTGTTGAGGCGCACACGGATGCGCTCTTCGTGTTCCCGCCATGGTCCGATGTTGAACTCACGTATTTCTGGCACGACGTTTGTGAGCGTATAGGTAGCTGCTCGGTCCTGGGGGTCTGACTGGTGCTGGTCTGGATTTAGATGGCCTCTCTCATACAGAACCACATCAGAGTAGTCATCCAAAATCGCCTGGCTGTCCTCAAACTTCATGTGTAAGTATCCGGTGGGGAACGGCAGCATGTTCCCATTCCCATCAAGCTCTGCAAGCTGGGAAGAAGGTCAACACTTCATTGCAATTGTAACAAAGAAAGCCAGTCCTCAAACTCTCAGATAAAAGGTACAAAGGCTGTCACTGGGGTTTCAAAGGGTACACCTTTGTACTTTTTTTACCTCCAAGGgttcatattagtaccttttgaaaggtacCATCTCAGGGacagtttttgtactttttattcttAAAGTGAATAGTTTCATACCTGAGGTTCATACATCCAGGGATAGTCCACACGCCGATCGCCCTCTGTTTTCTTGAAGGTGTATGCGGAGTAAACCGGAATACGGTTTTTGGAGTCGTACAGGGTCACGTATCTGGGTTTGTCAGCGTATCGCTGGCAGATCTTCTTGAGCCTGCTATCTCTGAAGCCTCGTGGTGGAGTGCCCATATACAGCGAGTCCTTGCATCTCTCAACATGGTTGAAGTCTTCAACCACAGTTGCAGTTCCATAGTGTTCAGAGAGCCATGTTGTGATGGCAAGGACCAGAAGGATGATGGAGGGATGCATTTTAGTCAAAGGTGCTTCTCGACAGTCTTACTTGAGTGCTTCTTTGATAGAATGAATGAGTGAGAGGATTTCGAAGCTGGTTACTTTGAATAACATTGATTAGATAAGCAAAACAGAACCGGTGAGACTTTGCCTAAAAGAGAAGTGCGTGTCATCCAAGTGAACTTGTACAGATGGGGCTTTACATGGATCTATGatacaacattttaacattttgacacattttcacATTGCTATTTTTTCTAGCTCAAGGAAAACCACATTTATACAGATCCTTTAAGTCCTTCAAGTGGAAACTGGAGCCTTCACAGACCGCATTTGTGGTCCCAACACATCCTGTAGAGGCTCAGTCATGTTGAGATCTGAGGAATTTGGAGGCCAGGTCAACACCTTGAACTCTCTGTCATGTTtctcaaaccattcctgaacaaTTTTTCCAGTGTGGcagggtgcattatcctgctgtaAGAGGTCACTGTCATCAGGGAACACCATTGCAATTAAGGGTGGTCTGCAATAATCTTTAGGGAGGTGGTATGtgataaagtaaaaattcccATGATGCCAGGACCCAAGGTTTTTCAGCAGAATATTGCCCAGAGCATAACACTACCTCCCAAAGCTTGCCATCTTCCCATAGTGCATCTGCTGTCATCTCTTCCCCAGGTAAATGATGCACATGCACCCAGCCATCCATCAgatctaaaagaaaacattattcatCAGACCAAACAACCTTCTCCCATTACTCCATGGTCAAATTTTGAGTCTCACATGCCCATATAGGCACTTTTAGGGGTCATCGTGGGCACTCTGACCAGTCATTGGCTATGTAGCCTAATACATAACAAACTGTGATACAGTGTTAACACTTTTCCACTATGATGAACCGGGTGCTAGTTCAGAGCCAGTGCTATTGCTGGTTTGGAGTTGATTTGACTGGCGAAAAAATATgcgagaaacaaaaaaaaaaccttcctacaccaaatatttaaacagtagtgtataacaTTGCAAACCACTAAATTTAACATTGACTCTacaaaatttctaaataattgtatattaatttacAGAGAAGCTACAGGAAAGAAGAAAGCAAGAAAAACGAAACCACAACCAAAGCTATAAGCTGAAGGTAAGTCAGATCAGTTGGCATAATGTAGGTAGGAAGGAAGAGGTGAAGGTGATTTGCAGTTATCATAGAACAGCTGGAAGTTCTTGTCCACGGACATTTTGTTTGTCAGGTAGATCTCCAGATCCTGCACAGTGATCTCTTGGACTCTGTTTCCCTCATTTGCATTCTTGGCAAGGGCTGCTTGGGTCGGAAAGCGGATGCGCACATTGTGTGGTGCATTCCTGTCGTAGTCAGTGCAGCAGTAAGCAGACCACACTTCTTCAGGGATGGCAACACGGTCCTGGTTGTTGCGTCGGATCATGTTTCCAGTAGTGGTTACCCCAGTTACAATGTAGGCTGTTCCCCGGCAGAAATTGTTGAGGCGCACACGGATGCGCTCTTCGTGTTCCCGCCATGGTCCGATGTTGAATTCACGTATTTCTGGCACGACGTTTGTGAGCGTATAGGTAGCTGCTCGGTCCTGGGGGTCTGACTGGTGCTGGTCTGGATTCAGATGGCCTCTCTCATACAGAACCACATCGGAGTAGTCATCCAAAATTGCCTGGCTGTCCTCAAACTTCATGTGTAAGTATCCGGTGGGGAACGGCACCATGTTCCCATTCCCATCAAGCTCTGCAAGCTGGGAAGAAGGTCAACACTTCATTGCAATTGTAACAAAGAAAGCCAGTCCTCAAATTCTCAGATAAAAGGTACAAAGGCTGTCGCTTGGGTTTCAAAGGGTACACCTTTGCACCTTTTTTTTACCTCCAAGGGTTCATATTAGTACCTTTAGAAAGGTACCATCCCAGGAacagtttttgtactttttattcttAAAGTGAATAGTTTCATACCTGAGGTTCATACATCCAGGGATAGTCCACACGCCGATCACCCTCTGTTTTCTTGAAGGTGTATGCGGAGTAAACCGGGATACGGTTTTTGGAGTCGTACAGGGTCACGTATCTGGGTTTGTCAGCGTATCGCTGGCAGATCTTCTTGAGCCTGCTATCTCTGAAGCCTCGTGGTGGAGTGCCCATATACAGCGAGTCCTTGCATCTCTCAACATGGTTGAAGTCTTCAACCACAGTTGCAGTTCCCCAGTGTTCAGAGAGCTGTGTTGTGATGCCAAGGACCAGAAGGATGACGGAGGGATGCATTTTAGTCAAAGGTGCTTCTCGACAGTCTTACTTGGAGTGGTTCTTtcatagaatgaatgaatgagaggaTTTCGAAGCTGGTTACTTTGAATAGCATTGATTAGATAAGCAAAACAGAACGGGTGAGACTTTGCCTAAAAGAGAAGTGTGTGTCATCCAAGTGAACTTGTACAGATAGGACTTTGCATGGATCTAGGATCTCTCTGTCATGTTCCTCAAACCATTcctaaacattttttacagtgtggcagggtgcattatcctgctgtaAGAGGTCACTGTCATCAGGGAACACCATTGCAATTAGGGGTGGTCTACAATAATCTTTAGGGAGGTGGTATGtgataaagtaaaaattcccATGATGTCAGGACCCAAGGTTTTCCAGCAGAACATTGCCCAGAGCATAACACTGCCTCCCAAAGCTTGCCATCTTCCCATAGTGCATCTGCTGTCATCTCTTCCCCAGGTAAATGATGCACATGCACCCAGCCATCCATCAgatctaaattaaaacattattcatcagaccaggcaaccttCTCCCATTACTCCATGGTTTACTTTTGACTCTTACATATCCCATATAGGCACTTTTAGGGGTCATCGTGGGCACTCTGACCAGTCATTGGCTATGTAGCAATACATAACAAACTGTGATACACTTTTACCCCTTTTTCACCGTGCAGAAGCCTTATCACTTATTCCCCAGAACAAACTATTTTCTTTCAGGAAAATGCTGTGCAGAACCCTTATCACTTATTCCCCAGAACAaactattctctctctctttctcatgcaGGTCCTCTTTTCAGTAGAGCTAATCATCTTTATGGGTGCCTCGTATGGCTGtcttataaaatgtaaatcagGCTATTCTGTACTCCCCATCGCAAGAGAACAAACAGTCCAAAGTGTGAAAGGGTGATGAAGGAAAAAGGAGTACAGAGATAAGCCTGTCTTTATGGAGTCTGTGTCCTGTGCAAACAAGGCATTAGGAAGGAATGGGGCTCCATTCACCGCCTCTTTATGTCACTTTAATTTTGTTATCTGATACTACATGAGCTATCTCACATTCATAAAATTGTTAATCTTATATGCACAGACAAAAGCAACTTTTACCTTTGAAAAGAATCAGTAGAGAGtgtacatattaaattgatcaagcaGTAGGAGTTTGATcacctttattttgaaaatatttatccAGAACACCTAGAGCTTTTATGTTGTTGAgtcatgttttgtatgtttttatattgataATTGACAGACTGCAGGCAAACAGAGAAGATTAAgtggtcagtttttattttagaagaGTTACAGTATTCAGATAAATTGCAGTAAACATGCTTACAATGTGAGAAAAAGTTTAGTTGTTGCAGTTTTATAAAGAAGTTAATGGACCTAATAAAACCCCTAAGGCCCCAGATGATTACAGTCAATAAACCTCTCTCATTTCATCACTCTTTTCAGTCCTCTCATGTATAAATATTCTCaattaaaagatataaaatatttctgaaactGAAATTGGTTCTTCATTCTACCACTTAAGGCTAAAGGAAATGAATACAGATTTTtacccttcaaaaaaaaaaaaaaaaaaaaaaaaaaaaaaagatgaaaagtgATTAGTGTTATATccaattatttatgttttctgcCCATAATCATACACAGTAAGTAAAATGCATCTTAGGGAATATTCTTCAGGGTGTGATTCTCAAAATGTTCTTTAACTGATTTCTAGGTTTTTAAAGCACagacactaccaatcaaaagtttgtggtctgtTATTCGTTTATgtagttaatttttaataaaaaatatatatatttagccaggatgatttaattgatcaaaagtgacaggacagacatttataatgttacaaaatttccaattaaaaaagaaatggataatgttttccaaaaaaaaaagaagttattttaaattgttataatatttcacaatattacagttttatctttcatcaaataaatgcagtcttggtaaacaataacagacttctttcaaaaatctcactgaccccaaacttttgaatggtagtatagatgcaaaaattgttttgtaaaaaaaaataaagaatgttttCAGTGGAATCTAAAATGGCCTTTTCTTTGTCATTAGGTTGTAAAATATAGAGCATATGGTAAAATATTAATTCTACAGAACACAATTCTGACCggtgaaatatttttgtttatggatTTTAGAGAAACAAGATGAAGACACTTAAGTCTGGACTGTCATTATGGCATCATTAGGCTCACAGTTCCCAAAGAAAATCTGAAACCTCTTGTCCACAAAGGTGttcttcttcaaaaaatcttCCAGTTGCTGCACAGACATCTCTATGACCTCTGCTCCTTCTTTCTCGTTGAGCCCATGAGCTGCAAAGACTGGGAATTTGGATCGCTCATCGAATGGTGCATTGTGATCGTAATCTACGCAGCAGTATGCTGACCACAGGTAGGTAGGAACGGCCACTCGGTCGATGTTGTGTCTACGGATCATCCTACCAGATGTGGTGACCCCCGTGACTATGTATGCCTTACCACGGCAGTAGTTGTTGAGTCGACGGCGGATCATGTGCTCGTGCTGTTTCCAGTAGCCCACATTGAACTCGCGGACCTGTGGGACGACATTGGTGAGGGTGTACGTAGCTGCCTTGTCATCAGGGTGAGCCTGGTGCTCATCGGGGTTCAAATGGCCTCGTTCGAACTCAACAATGTTTGAGTAGTCTTCCAAGATGGCCTGGGCATCTGCAAAACTGTCATGGACATCATTGGAAGGAAATGGCTGCATCTCACCAGAGTCTGTTTCTGTGGAGAGCTACAGAGAGTAcagaatatttatgtaaaaacaacaacaacaacagaattgtaagatattttAGACAGTAGGTACATAAAATATGTACCTTATGGAAAATATATACAACCAGCCTAAATTTGTTTGATGGTTTTGTTGGTAAAGACCAGCAAATCAACTTCCCTGCTGGTAAAAACAGCTTAAGATGGCTTGCTGGATGGTCTTTGTTGGTTTAAACTGGTCTAACAGCATGGCCAAACTGGTGTTCAACTGGTTTAGCTGTTTGGCAGCTGGTTTCACAGTCTGACCAGTTGGAAAGTGCCCGAAGCATGTATATAAACAGCCAACAGACCAAAATAATAGACCAGATAACATCAGCTCAGTTTTTTTCAGCAGGTTGAGTTGAAAAGAACTGCTCAAAAACTAAACCTTGTTTTTCATTCCTTGTTTTTGTGCAGCAGGTCTACAAAGCTATTGATACAGTGATTAAAACTTTACTCATTCTGAGTGAAATGACAACTGGTTACCTGAGGCTCGAACATCCAGGGAACATCAACCTTCTTGAAGCCATCGGAGCGTTTGAAAGTGTACGCAGAATACACCGGGATGTGATCCACCACATCATACAGAGTGACATACCGGGGCTTGCCGTTATAACGCTGGCAGATCTTTTTCAGGGAGCGGTTCTCCAGACCCCGCGGGGGCGTGCCCATATACATGAATTCACGGCATTCAGGTGAAAAATCATTCTGCACTTCTGAGCGCACAGTGATGAGCAGAAAGCAGAAAAACACCAGCAAAACAGTCCGGCGATCCATTATATTGAAATGGAACAGCTCTCCTTTGAATAACTCCTTAGAAAGTGTCCCGGGGTGCTCATTTTTCATTCAATGATAGTCAAATAACTGCTCACCACTCACCTGACGCACCATTCCTGCAGTTGCGCTGTCACTGCTGACTGGAAGATCCTGTAACTAAAGAAGTGGGTGTActgtacgtaaaaaaaaaaaaaaaaaaaaaaaaactttaaaaactttttaaaataattaattccttaatttatttatttattattactgtatcCCCATTGTTTTTGCACTGTAAtgctagagagagaaagagagaaagggagagagatagatagagagagagagagatttaatttcacaaatgtataaaataaaataaattaaacacaaccAAAGCAATGACAAAAACCGTTCGCGTTTAAATATGTTCTTCAAGATGCTAGCAGTGGATGGCGGTAATGCGCTATTTTAGTTTTCGAGCCTACTTCAaactgaaagaagaagaagagcctCGCGTTTTATTGGATGAATTTCTCATGCGGTTCATGTCCAACAGCcatttttgtaaaacacaaacaacaagacGACCGAgcgagacagaaaaaaaactcattgCGACTGCTGCAGAGACAGGGGGGAATAATAGACAAAGAATTCGGCATCGAACTCACACAAGACAAGTGTTGAAAACAGAGACACACCAGTAGTTGAGAGGGTCGGTTCCCGCGAAGCACGTACGTGCAGAACGAGTGAGTTCTTTAAAGAAGATCCAACTCTGGAGAAAACAGTGGCTGGCTAGTTTAGCCTAGCTGGCCAGCAGGCTCGCAGAAGAGGTGCGTGCTGAatcattttcaactttttaatggGAAGTGTGTATTGTGCATTGGTTGGTAACAACATTAAGTGTTAAATACACGTTTATGTCGTTAGCTTTAATCGTGCTAAGTCAGACGGCTGAAGGGCTCATAGTGGAGTAGTGAAGGCCTGCAGCGAGGCGCGAGGGCTCAGCGCCAGTGTATTTGAGAGGTTACTGCTGCGTTTCCTGCTCTTGGTCTCCTTAAAAGACTTGTTTCGTTGTTTAGAATTATATTACTTCTTAACATTCATTAGAAAACGCCTCTCAGTTTCTggcttgttgtgtgtttgtgtcgcatAACAGCGCGGCGAGTGTTAATCTTGAGCTGAACTGCTGCGTGTGGAGTTATGATTGTAGTTTGGAAAGTTCTCACAGAAGGGTTTTTAGTTCAGTTCATCTTTATTAAGATGCTGAACTATAACATGAACTAGCCTATAAACGTCCTTTTTTGGCTTTAGCAAAGCTTTAACTCATTTAATCCCACCAgcaaaatgtgtaattattgCCGAGTTTGATGTGTTTAAACgcatttgttgatgtttttacaCAAAGGTGTCCGTTATAAAGAAAGTGCAGAAtaagtgtacatttttacatgtttgtgtttatggtCACACAACCAGAGCCGTTTAATTGTCCCTTTTAAATGTGTCCTTGTCGAAATCgtaattaaagtatatataatacagataaaACTACTATATTTGGTTCATATAATATTTGATCGGTCTACTGCTAAAATATCAAGAACCTTTAACTAAGTAACTTTTTAGTACACGTTCTAAAATTGtagattttattgttaaatttataGGAAGTTTATGTATGATTGTCACCAGGATTgcctgtaagttaaatattaaattgttgcTTTATTGTTAGCAACTTGGTCTTTTTGAGAAACTAAGCGGCTTCGGActctttttgtttgtatgtgcTCACATAGCTGGGAAACAATCTGGGATTCAGTGGATTAATCATAAGTAGTTAAAATACAGCAGATTTAACtcagattttaaaattaatgttataagCTTATTTATATTTGCACGTAACATAAGTTGTAGACTTGAGCTGTTGAAACtgttattcaaattattttaaatgatcagtaaGTATGCAAAATGTTGCTGTATAGCCTAATAGTCCTGTgatcagtgctgttattgttgacacaaactaaatctaaaactcaactgaaataaagctgattaattttatgtaaataaacttaaatgaaaaatgctgccttagCCACTAACTCaaaatttaagtactaaaataaaaaaattaaggtaaacagaaaaaaaaaaaaaactgatttaaaatattaataagtactataatagtatatgggctaaataatacttaaataacaatGCTTGTGATAAagtagtttttaaatgtaaaaatattccaTCCAGTCtctccattaaagggatagttcacccaaaaatcaaaattatgtcattaatgactcaccctc carries:
- the LOC122146423 gene encoding endonuclease domain-containing 1 protein-like, coding for MHPSIILLVLAITTWLSEHYGTATVVEDFNHVERCKDSLYMGTPPRGFRDSRLKKICQRYADKPRYVTLYDSKNRIPVYSAYTFKKTEGDRRVDYPWMYEPQLAELDGNGNMLPFPTGYLHMKFEDSQAILDDYSDVVLYERGHLNPDQHQSDPQDRAATYTLTNVVPEIREFNIGPWREHEERIRVRLNNFCRGTAYIVTGVTTTGNMIRRNNQDRVGIPEEVWSAYCCTDYDRNAPHNVRIRFPTQAALAKNAKEGNRVQEITVQDLEIYLTNKMSVDKNFQLFYDNCNSPSPLPSYLHYAN
- the LOC109097942 gene encoding endonuclease domain-containing 1 protein-like; this encodes MHPSVILLVLGITTQLSEHWGTATVVEDFNHVERCKDSLYMGTPPRGFRDSRLKKICQRYADKPRYVTLYDSKNRIPVYSAYTFKKTEGDRRVDYPWMYEPQLAELDGNGNMVPFPTGYLHMKFEDSQAILDDYSDVVLYERGHLNPDQHQSDPQDRAATYTLTNVVPEIREFNIGPWREHEERIRVRLNNFCRGTAYIVTGVTTTGNMIRRNNQDRVAIPEEVWSAYCCTDYDRNAPHNVRIRFPTQAALAKNANEGNRVQEITVQDLEIYLTNKMSVDKNFQLFYDNCKSPSPLPSYLHYAN
- the LOC109097940 gene encoding endonuclease domain-containing 1 protein-like; protein product: MKNEHPGTLSKELFKGELFHFNIMDRRTVLLVFFCFLLITVRSEVQNDFSPECREFMYMGTPPRGLENRSLKKICQRYNGKPRYVTLYDVVDHIPVYSAYTFKRSDGFKKVDVPWMFEPQLSTETDSGEMQPFPSNDVHDSFADAQAILEDYSNIVEFERGHLNPDEHQAHPDDKAATYTLTNVVPQVREFNVGYWKQHEHMIRRRLNNYCRGKAYIVTGVTTSGRMIRRHNIDRVAVPTYLWSAYCCVDYDHNAPFDERSKFPVFAAHGLNEKEGAEVIEMSVQQLEDFLKKNTFVDKRFQIFFGNCEPNDAIMTVQT